The window CCAGGCCGCAGACGATAACCCTCGTGACTGCCCGGTCCCGCAGGATTCGTTCCAGACCCGTGGCACGGGTGCCCCCGTTATCAAAAAACCCGGAATAGCTGTCCACCCGGGGGTCAGATCCCTTGCGGACCACCCCATGGAACCCTGCCACATCGAGGCCCGAGGCAAAGGAAGCGCCGGGGGTGTTCTGGACACAGTGATCGGGCCAGAGAATCTGCTGGAGGCCTTCCAGCTGGATTACCTCTCCGGGAGACCGGCCGGAGTGATTCGAGGCAAAGCTCCCGTGATCGGCCGGGTGCCAGTCCTGGGTGGCGATCACCAGGGAAAAGTGCGGCATGATACGGTTGATTACCGGTATCACCCGATCTCCCCGGGGAACAGCCAG of the Alkalispirochaeta americana genome contains:
- the pncA gene encoding bifunctional nicotinamidase/pyrazinamidase, yielding MDALLVVDVQNDFLPGGALAVPRGDRVIPVINRIMPHFSLVIATQDWHPADHGSFASNHSGRSPGEVIQLEGLQQILWPDHCVQNTPGASFASGLDVAGFHGVVRKGSDPRVDSYSGFFDNGGTRATGLERILRDRAVTRVIVCGLAQDYCVKFTALDALRLGFETVVVEDGTLPVEVSPGDGDRALQEVLDAGGTLVEHGVW